In one Streptomyces sp. T12 genomic region, the following are encoded:
- a CDS encoding HTTM domain-containing protein: MNRFTLAISLGIARVTESALGPYQTAVIRIGFTATWLLFLLREFPHRQELYGPDGPWDFDLAQQLIGTNGSFTALMWSSSHFWFEAVYALAVLTSVLLLLGWRSRTMSVLFMVGVLSLQNRSIFMGDGGDNVLHLMCLYLVFTRCGQVWSLDERRARLAREAHARGEGIGPDRVGPALWSVLGFALVAVTAAGRLGGDLTVPVILWGVWLGQAVWWIVDRRARTAQPRILLDVVGNIVHNGALLVIMAEACLIYATAGWYKIQGSRWQDGTAVYYPLHLDYFSPWPALADVLSSSGTMVMLITYGTVVVQVAFPFTLFNRRVKNVLLAAMITEHAVIAVVLGLPFFSLAMIAADAVFLPTSFLRRLGGWAARARGRLWSLVRRGDDRTPLPEPRTRENPEHAPVGFTA, translated from the coding sequence GTGAACCGCTTCACCCTCGCGATCTCCTTGGGCATCGCCCGTGTCACCGAGTCCGCCCTCGGCCCGTACCAGACGGCCGTGATCCGCATCGGCTTCACCGCGACCTGGCTGCTGTTCCTGCTGCGTGAGTTCCCCCACCGCCAGGAGTTGTACGGCCCCGACGGCCCCTGGGACTTCGACCTCGCCCAGCAGCTGATCGGGACGAACGGCTCCTTCACCGCGCTGATGTGGTCGAGCAGCCACTTCTGGTTCGAGGCCGTCTACGCGCTCGCCGTCCTGACCAGCGTGCTGCTGCTGCTCGGCTGGCGCAGCCGCACGATGTCCGTGCTGTTCATGGTCGGTGTGCTCTCGCTGCAGAACCGCTCCATCTTCATGGGCGACGGCGGCGACAACGTCCTGCACCTGATGTGCCTCTACCTCGTGTTCACACGCTGCGGCCAGGTCTGGTCCCTGGACGAGCGCCGGGCACGCCTCGCGCGCGAGGCACACGCGCGTGGCGAGGGAATCGGGCCCGACCGGGTCGGCCCGGCCCTGTGGAGCGTGCTCGGGTTCGCGCTGGTCGCGGTGACGGCGGCGGGTCGTCTCGGCGGCGACCTGACCGTGCCGGTGATCCTGTGGGGCGTCTGGCTGGGGCAGGCCGTGTGGTGGATCGTGGACCGCCGCGCCCGGACCGCCCAGCCCCGCATCCTGCTCGACGTCGTCGGCAACATCGTGCACAACGGCGCCCTGCTGGTGATCATGGCCGAGGCGTGCCTGATCTACGCGACCGCCGGCTGGTACAAGATCCAGGGCTCCCGCTGGCAGGACGGCACCGCCGTCTACTACCCGCTGCACCTCGACTACTTCTCGCCCTGGCCGGCCCTCGCCGACGTGCTGTCGTCCAGCGGCACGATGGTGATGCTCATCACCTACGGCACGGTCGTCGTGCAGGTCGCCTTCCCCTTCACGCTGTTCAACCGGCGGGTCAAGAACGTCCTCCTCGCCGCGATGATCACCGAGCACGCCGTGATCGCGGTCGTCCTCGGCCTGCCGTTCTTCTCGCTGGCGATGATCGCGGCGGACGCGGTCTTCCTGCCGACGTCGTTCCTGCGCCGCCTCGGCGGGTGGGCGGCACGCGCGCGTGGACGTCTGTGGAGTCTGGTCCGGCGCGGCGACGACCGTACGCCGCTCCCCGAGCCGCGCACCCGGGAGAACCCCGAGCACGCGCCCGTAGGCTTCACGGCATGA
- a CDS encoding acyl-CoA dehydrogenase family protein, which translates to MDFTFTEEQQAAAEAARGVFAGVAPDAVPSPALTPGAVADDFDRPLWGRLADADLLSLLLAEEYGGAGLDAIALCLVLRESAKVLARVPLLESSAAMAAVQAYGGPEVKADLLARAGRGEVVLTVAAHGRTGHDPAELAVTARQEGSGWVLDGVQTAVPWAYDADLVVVPARTADDRTVLALVPRDAEGVSLAEQVSTSGERLGELRLESVRLAARDVLDREGAWEWLRELLATGTCALALGLGERVLGMTSQYASKRKQFGHPIATFQAVAVQSADRYIDLRAMEAVLWQAAWRIASGTSGALPASGDVAVAKIWASEGVRRVVQTAQHLHGGFGADVDYPLHRYHAWAKHLELALGPAAAHEEALGDLLAAHPLA; encoded by the coding sequence GTGGACTTCACCTTCACCGAGGAACAGCAGGCGGCGGCCGAGGCGGCGCGCGGAGTGTTCGCCGGGGTCGCACCGGACGCAGTGCCCTCCCCAGCGCTCACGCCGGGCGCCGTCGCCGACGACTTCGACCGCCCGCTGTGGGGCCGCCTCGCGGACGCGGACCTGCTGAGCCTGCTGCTCGCCGAGGAGTACGGCGGCGCGGGCCTCGACGCCATCGCGCTGTGCCTGGTGCTGCGCGAGTCGGCGAAGGTACTGGCCCGGGTGCCGCTGCTGGAGAGCAGCGCGGCGATGGCGGCCGTCCAGGCGTACGGCGGCCCGGAGGTGAAGGCCGACCTGCTCGCCCGCGCGGGGCGCGGCGAGGTGGTGCTGACGGTCGCCGCGCACGGCCGCACCGGGCACGACCCGGCCGAGCTCGCGGTGACCGCTCGACAGGAGGGTTCGGGGTGGGTCCTGGACGGGGTGCAGACCGCGGTGCCCTGGGCGTACGACGCCGATCTCGTGGTCGTGCCGGCCCGTACGGCCGACGACCGGACCGTCCTCGCGCTGGTGCCGCGCGACGCGGAGGGGGTTTCGCTCGCCGAGCAGGTCTCGACCAGCGGGGAGCGGCTGGGGGAGCTGCGGCTGGAGTCGGTGCGGCTCGCGGCGCGGGACGTCCTCGACCGCGAGGGGGCGTGGGAGTGGCTGCGGGAACTGCTGGCCACGGGCACGTGTGCGCTGGCGCTCGGGCTGGGTGAGCGGGTGCTGGGGATGACGTCGCAGTACGCGAGCAAGCGGAAGCAGTTCGGGCATCCGATCGCCACGTTCCAGGCGGTCGCCGTGCAGTCCGCAGACCGCTACATCGACCTGCGCGCGATGGAGGCCGTGCTGTGGCAGGCCGCGTGGCGGATCGCCTCGGGGACGTCGGGGGCGCTGCCCGCCTCCGGAGACGTGGCCGTGGCCAAGATCTGGGCCTCGGAGGGCGTACGGCGGGTCGTGCAGACGGCCCAGCATCTGCACGGCGGCTTCGGCGCGGACGTCGACTATCCGCTGCACCGGTACCACGCCTGGGCCAAGCACCTGGAGCTGGCGCTCGGCCCGGCGGCGGCGCACGAGGAGGCGCTGGGCGATCTGCTGGCGGCGCATCCGCTGGCCTGA
- a CDS encoding DUF5819 family protein — MADAYDAGSAARHGPQEEPPVVVPSSAPAASAASPISAASPIPDTSPAPAASPASPLPEPRIGVAALSLRYQIGAALALAVVAIAVCVHIGMVFLHVAPPNTVTKQHGKAIDDWIYPEFEQNWKLFAPNPLQQNIAVQVRAQVGTADGGTRTTGWYDLSAQDGRAIDGNLLPSHTQQNELRRAWDFFVATHDAQNRPVGLRGALSETYLRHIVQLRLDRANAAGDAGVVERVQVRSRTTNVRPPKWSEEQVSDKPTYRVLPWWWVPKDGAGSAGGSEAAGRTSAVGTTDAAAEAEGGAR, encoded by the coding sequence ATGGCAGACGCGTACGACGCAGGCTCGGCCGCCCGGCATGGGCCGCAGGAGGAGCCGCCCGTCGTCGTGCCCTCGTCCGCTCCTGCTGCCTCTGCCGCCTCGCCCATCTCTGCCGCCTCGCCTATCCCTGACACCTCTCCAGCCCCTGCCGCCTCTCCTGCCTCGCCGCTCCCCGAACCCCGCATCGGCGTGGCCGCTCTCTCCCTGCGGTACCAGATCGGCGCCGCGCTCGCCCTCGCCGTCGTGGCGATCGCCGTCTGCGTCCACATAGGCATGGTCTTCCTGCATGTCGCGCCGCCGAACACGGTCACCAAGCAGCACGGCAAGGCGATCGACGACTGGATATACCCGGAGTTCGAACAGAACTGGAAGCTGTTCGCCCCCAACCCGTTGCAGCAGAACATCGCGGTGCAGGTCCGTGCCCAGGTCGGCACGGCCGACGGCGGCACCCGTACCACCGGCTGGTACGACCTGTCCGCCCAGGACGGCCGGGCCATCGACGGCAATCTGCTGCCCAGCCACACCCAGCAGAACGAGCTGCGCCGGGCCTGGGACTTCTTCGTCGCCACGCACGACGCCCAGAACCGTCCCGTCGGTCTGCGCGGCGCCCTGTCCGAGACGTATCTGCGGCACATAGTGCAGCTGCGCCTCGACCGCGCGAACGCGGCCGGCGACGCCGGCGTCGTCGAACGCGTCCAGGTCCGCTCCCGCACCACCAATGTGCGCCCGCCGAAGTGGAGCGAGGAGCAGGTCTCGGACAAGCCGACCTACCGCGTGCTGCCCTGGTGGTGGGTCCCGAAGGACGGGGCCGGCAGTGCGGGCGGGAGCGAAGCCGCGGGCAGGACCAGTGCCGTCGGCACGACCGATGCCGCGGCCGAGGCCGAGGGAGGTGCCCGGTGA